The Pseudomonas parafulva genome window below encodes:
- a CDS encoding microcin C ABC transporter permease YejB — protein MLAYILRRLLLIVPTLFGILIINFIIVQAAPGGPVEQMIAKLEGFDGATSRIAGGGAEVSVAGSNYRGAQGLDPALVAEIERMYGFDKSAPERLWIMVKNYAQLDFGDSFFRDARVIDLIAEKMPVSISLGLWSTLIMYLVSIPLGIAKAVRHGSHFDVWTSSAIIVGYAIPAFLFAILLIVLFAGGSYFDWFPLRGLTSNNFEQLSATGKVLDYFWHLVLPITALVIGNFATMTLLTKNSFLDEINKQYVVTAKAKGLSRTRVLYGHVFRNAMLLVIAGFPSAFIGIFFTGSLLIEVIFSLDGLGLMSFEAAINRDYPVVFGTLFIFTLLGLVVKLIGDLTYTLVDPRIDFASREH, from the coding sequence ATGCTCGCCTACATCCTGCGGCGCCTGCTGCTGATCGTCCCGACGCTGTTCGGCATCCTCATCATCAACTTCATCATCGTCCAGGCGGCCCCCGGTGGTCCGGTCGAACAGATGATCGCCAAGCTCGAAGGCTTCGACGGCGCCACCAGCCGCATCGCTGGTGGCGGCGCCGAAGTGTCGGTGGCCGGTTCCAACTACCGCGGCGCGCAAGGCCTGGACCCGGCGCTGGTCGCCGAGATCGAGCGCATGTACGGCTTCGACAAGTCCGCGCCCGAACGGCTGTGGATCATGGTCAAGAACTACGCCCAACTCGACTTCGGCGACAGCTTCTTTCGCGATGCCCGGGTCATCGACCTGATCGCCGAGAAGATGCCGGTGTCGATTTCGCTGGGGCTGTGGAGCACGCTGATCATGTACCTGGTGTCGATCCCGCTGGGCATCGCCAAGGCGGTGCGCCACGGCAGCCACTTCGACGTCTGGACCAGCTCGGCGATCATCGTCGGCTATGCCATCCCCGCGTTTCTGTTCGCCATCCTGCTGATCGTACTGTTCGCCGGCGGCAGCTACTTCGACTGGTTCCCGCTCAGGGGCCTGACCTCGAACAACTTCGAGCAGTTGTCTGCCACCGGCAAGGTGCTGGACTACTTCTGGCACCTGGTGCTGCCGATCACCGCGCTGGTGATCGGCAACTTCGCCACCATGACCCTGCTGACCAAGAACAGCTTCCTCGACGAGATCAACAAGCAGTATGTGGTCACCGCCAAGGCCAAGGGCCTGAGCCGTACCCGCGTGCTCTACGGTCACGTGTTCCGCAATGCCATGTTGCTGGTGATCGCCGGTTTCCCCTCGGCGTTCATCGGCATCTTCTTCACAGGTTCCCTGCTGATCGAGGTGATCTTCTCCCTCGACGGTCTGGGCCTGATGAGCTTCGAGGCCGCGATCAATCGCGACTACCCGGTGGTGTTCGGCACCCTGTTCATCTTCACCCTGCTGGGGCTGGTGGTGAAACTGATCGGCGACCTCACCTACACCTTGGTCGATCCGCGCATCGACTTCGCCAGCCGGGAGCACTGA